One stretch of Sander vitreus isolate 19-12246 chromosome 16, sanVit1, whole genome shotgun sequence DNA includes these proteins:
- the lage3 gene encoding L antigen family member 3-like codes for MSTMAATDGERNPETGKLEFSVEVPFPSACEATVALRSLAPDAEPRKGGISKQLAVTGSTLSVRWSADEARILRVSVSSFLDHLALVAETMEMFGPPVSQ; via the exons atgagcACGATGGCGGCGACGGACGGAGAAAGAAACCCTGAAACCGGCAAACTTGAGTT CTCCGTGGAGGTTCCCTTCCCGTCGGCGTGCGAGGCCACGGTCGCTCTGCGCTCTCTGGCGCCGGACGCCGAGCCGAGGAAAGGCGGCATCAGCAAACAGCTCGCGGTGACCGGCAGCACGCTGTCTGT GAGGTGGAGCGCCGACGAGGCTCGCATCCTCCGAGTGTCCGTGAGCTCGTTTCTGGACCACCTGGCGCTCGTCGCGGAGACCATGGAGATGTTCGGCCCACCGGTTTCCCAGTGA
- the LOC144531270 gene encoding cGMP-dependent protein kinase 1-like: MYVYMAVSKSGGGGTLRDLQLALQLKIEELRQRDSLIDEMELELDTKDDLIRQLQVELDRHRSASRHAANAADTPSTGAAVQTPAVPDEPQRMKRQAISAEPTAMDPSQLTDVTLKSYGKNKESSELIQRALMDNDFMKHLEHGQILTIMDCMHPTSLTKGCCVIQEGDDGSTVYVLEEGMVEVTKQGKKLCTIGPAKVFGELAILYNCTRTATVTALTDIKLWAIDRQGFQTIMMRTGLIKHSQYMDFLRSVPSFQSLPEDILSKLADVLEETHYSDCDYIIRQGATGDTFFIISEGQVKVSQQDSPGGEQVNVKTLAKGDWFGEQALKGEDVRTASVTAVGDVTCLVIDRELFKQLIGGLDDVNNKQYDSDEVKANVQAEVDFFSRVSLSDFNIICTLGIGGFSRVELVQLKNDPNRSFALKVLKKRHIMDTSQQGHILSERRIMMEAHSPFIIRLYRTFRDSKYLYMLLEACLGGELWTLLRDRGSFDDGITRFYTGCVVEALAFLHSKGIIYRDLKPENIILDHRGYAKLVDFGFAKKVGLGKKTWTFCGTPEYVAPEIILNKGHDSSADCWSLGILVFELLSGSPPFSGCDPMKTYNIILRGIDMIEFPKKITKSAANLIKRLCRDNPSERLGNQKNGVKDIQKHKWFEGFNWDGLRQGTVASPFTPTVAGPLDNSNFDYFPEDAEEPPSDEESGWDLEF, encoded by the exons ATGTACGTGTACATGGCGGTGTCTAAGAGCGGCGGCGGCGGCACGCTGCGGGACCTGCAGCTGGCTCTGCAGCTGAAGATCGAGGAGCTGCGGCAGAGAGACTCTCTGATCGACGAGATGGAGCTGGAGCTCGACACCAAGGACGATCTGATCCGACAGCTGCAGGTCGAGCTGGACCGACACCGCAGCGCCTCGCGGCACGCCGCTaacgcagccgacacgccaaGCACAG GAGCAGCAGTTCAGACTCCAGCAGTGCCTGATGAGCCTCAGCGCATGAAGAGACAGGCCATCTCTGCAGAGCCCACCGCCATGGACCCCTCCCAGCTCACTGACGTCACACTCAAAAGCTACGGCAAGAACAAGga GTCCAGTGAGCTGATCCAGAGGGCTCTAATGGACAATGACTTCatgaaacatctggaacacGGGCAG ATCCTGACCATCATGGACTGCATGCATCCCACCAGCCTGACCAAAGGCTGCTGCGTCATCCAGGAGGGAGACGACGGCTCCACCGTCTACGTCCTGGAGG AGGGAATGGTCGAGGTGACTAAACAAGGAAAGAAGCTGTGCACCATCGGTCCGGCAAAAGTGTTTGGAGAGCTGGCCATCCTGTACAACTGCACTCGCACAGCAACCGTCACAG caCTGACCGACATCAAGCTGTGGGCGATCGACCGACAGGGTTTCCAGACCATCATGATGAGAACCGGTCTCATCAAACATTCCCAGTACATGGACTTCCTCCGCAG CGTTCCCTCGTTTCAGTCGCTACCCGAGGACATCCTCAGCAAACTGGCTGACGTGTTGGAGGAG actcATTACAGCGACTGTGATTACATTATCCGTCAGGGAGCCACCGGAGACACATTCTTCATCATCAGCGAAGGACAG GTTAAAGTCTCTCAGCAGGACTCACCTGGGGGCGAGCAGGTGAACGTGAAGACGCTCGCTAAAGGAGATTGGTTTGGAGAGCAGGCTCTGAAAGG TGAGGATGTTCGTACCGCCAGCGTCACGGCTGTGGGAGACGTTACCTGTCTGGTCATTGACCGAGA GCTGTTCAAGCAGCTGATTGGAGGACTGGACGACGTCAACAACAAGCAGTACGACAGTGACGAGGTCAAGGCAAA TGTGCAGGCAGAGGTGGATTTCTTCTCCCGAGTGTCTCTCAGTGATTTCAACATCATCTGCACTCTGGGCATAGGAGGCTTCAGCCGTGTGGAGCTG GTGCAACTAAAGAATGATCCCAACCGATCGTTTGCCCTGAAAGTGTTGAAGAAACGTCACATCATGGACACCAGCCAGCAGGGCCACATCCTGTCCGAGCGTCGCATCATGATGGAGGCTCACAGTCCTTTCATCATCAG GCTGTATCGGACTTTCAGGGACTCCAAATATCTGTACATGCTGCTGGAGGCGTGCCTCGGAGGAGAACTGTGGACGCTGTTGCGAGACAG ggGATCGTTTGATGACGGCATCACTCGCTTCTACACCGGCTGTGTGGTTGAGGCTCTGGCTTTCCTGCACTCCAAAGGGATCATCTACAGGGACCTCAAACCTGAGAACATCATCCTGGACCACCGAGGATACGCCAAGCTG GTGGACTTTGGCTTTGCTAAGAAAGTGGGTCTGGGTAAGAAGACGTGGACATTTTGTGGGACTCCCGAGTACGTCGCCCCGGAGATCATCCTGAACAAAGGCCACGACAGCTCCGCTGACTGCTGGTCTCTGGGAATACTGGTCTttgagctgctcagtggcag TCCTCCTTTTTCCGGCTGTGATCCCATGAAGACGTACAACATCATCCTGAGAGGCATCGACATGATCGAGTTTCCCAAGAAGATCACCAAGAGTGCCGCTAACCTTATCAAACGGCTCTGCAG GGACAATCCTTCAGAGAGGCTGGGAAATCAGAAAAACGGAGTGAAGGACATCCAGAAACACAA GTGGTTTGAAGGCTTCAACTGGGACGGCCTCCGCCAGGGAACCGTGGCCTCTCCGTTCACGCCCACG